From Polaribacter haliotis:
AAATTTCTAAATCTGTCGCGTTTATGGCAACTGGTTCTGCCAATTGCCAGTTGACTAATTGCGCAGCTAAAACCCCAACTACAATTGTTAATTGATTTAAGGAAACAAATTTCCCTCTTACTGCACTTGGAGAAATTTCTGCAATATACATTGGCGATAAATTAGAAGCCAAACCAATACCAACTCCACCAATAATTCGATACATAATAAAAATAGTAAATGTATCTGTTGCTCCTGTTCCTATTGCAGAAACTATAAAAAGAAACGCTGCTAAAATTAGCAATTTTTTTCTTCCATATTTATCACTTAACATTCCAGAAAAAATCGCACCCAATAAACAACCTATTAATGCACAGCTCATTGCCCAACCTTGTAAAGATGGAGAATCTACAATATTAAAAAATTTCTCATAAAAAGGTTTTGCGCCACCAATTACAACCCAATCGTATCCAAATAAAAGACCTCCCATCGCAGTTACTAAAGATATGCTAACTAGAAAACGATAGTTATAAGTATTTTTTTTATTCATATTTTTATTTTTAATCAGAGAAGCATTTTTATGTTTTCAAATGTAATTTTAAATAATGGCAAAACAAATAGATTATAATTTTATAAAAATGGACTATCTTACGATTTTTAAATTATTTTTATAAAATGAAAAAAAAGGAAGGTTTTAATGAAGAAAAATCGATTGTTTTACCTAAAAGCATTATTAAAAAATTAAAAAAAAATGAGCTTGTAAATTCTTTATTAGTTACAGATATTGGATATTACCCAAATGCTTACAAGCATTACAGAAAAAGAAAAGGTATTTCTCAGAACATACTAATTTATTGTATAGATGGTGAAGGTTGGGTAGAAATAGATGGAAAAAACCAACAAATAACAAAAAATGAATACATTATTATTTCTGCAGAAACTTCTCATAAATATGGTGCAAATAATAACAATCCATGGAGTATTTATTGGATTCATTTTATTGGAAACAAAGCGAAAAGTCTTATAAATCATCCGAATAAAAAAATACCCCTTAATTTAACTGCTAACTCTAGGTTTACAGACCGTATTTTACTTTTCGAAGAAATTTTTAATAATTTAGAAATGGGTTACAGTAAAGATAATCTAGAGTATGCAAATATTTGTTTATGGCACATGCTAGGTTCTTTAAGGTATTTGTCTCAATTTAGAAAAGTGAAAGAAATACAATCTTCAGACAGAATTACAAAAAGTATATCTTACATGAGAGAACATCTAAACGAAAAAATAAGTTTAGAAAACTTGGCAAAAGACGCAAAACTTTCTGTTTCTCAATTTTGTACATTATTCAAGAAAAAAACTGAAATTTCTCCTTTAAATTACTTAACACATTTAAAAATTCAAAAAGCATGTAGTTTGCTAGATTTTACCGATTTAAAAGTAAATGAAATTGCAGTTAAAGTTGGTTATTCTGATCCGTTTTATTTTTCTCGTGTTTTTACAAAAACGATGGGAAAATCACCTAAAAATTATCGAAATTTAAAGAAAGGATAATTATCAATAGTTTAAATTTCATATTGATTAAAAAAATAGTGAATTAATAAAAATTATTTTTTATTGATTAGCATTTCTGGAGTTGCGACTGTTCTAAAACCAATATGATCTGAACTTGAACTTGGCTCCATTCCCATTCTTGCAGAAATTCTAAAACTTGCGCAGTAAGAGGCATGACATAAAAATGAACCACCTTTCATAACTCGTTCTAATTGATAAGGATTTGATGGCGTATAAGAAGTATCTGCTCCTTTTGGATTATTTAAAACTTCGTTAGGGTTTAAAGATTTGTAATAATTTACATTAAATAAATCTGTTGTCATTTCCCATACATTTCCAGCCATATCATACAATCCAATACTATTTGGAGGATAAGACTCTATAGGAGAAATATATTCAAAACCATCTACAGAATTATTTTTTACTGGAAATTGACCTTGCCAAGTATTTGCATTTGCATCTAATTCCGCTAAGTTATTTCCCCAAGAAAAAGTATCTGCTGTATTATTTCCTTGCGCTGCAGACTCCCATTCTGCTTCTGTTGGTAACCTTCGGTTTGCCCATTTACAATATGCCAAAGCATCGTCGTAACCAACATGAACTACTGGATAATTATCTTTCCCTTCTATAGAACTTCCAGGGCCTTCTGGTTGTTGCCAATTTGCGCCAATTTTCCAGGTCCACCATTGTTGGTAATTATTCATAGAAACAACCTTACTTGCATGCTTGTTAAATATTAAACTTCCTGGCTGTAAAATAGAATCTGCTGGTTTTTCGGTTCCTGCTGGTAAATCTTTTTTAATTTCCTCCCAATCTATTGGTTTCTCTGCAGTTGTAATATATTTTGTTGCTTCTACAAATGCTCTAAACTGTTTGTTTGTAACCTCGTGAGCATCTATATAAAAACCATCTATAGAAACTCTATGTGCTGGTTTTTCGCGCATCATTGCATATTGATCGCCTTCTTTTGCTCCCATTAAAAATGTTTTCCCTTCAACCCAAACCATTCCTTCTGGAGTTTTTAAATCTTCTTTCGATACAGTTTTCGATACTTTTTCTTTTTCATTTGAGGCTTTTACTTTTTCTTTTTTATCACAAGAGATTATAAAAGAGCAGCATATAGAAAATGCGATTAAAGTGGGTTTTATTTTAAAAATCATAATTTATAAATGTAAATATGGAATTCTATTAGGCTATTATTTAATATTTGTTATTTTTACAATAACAACATACAAAGGTACATATTGAAATTTATTATTAAGTTATTTTCTATTTTCATTTTATTATTTGTTCAAAGTATTTGTACTCAAAATAAAATTGAATTTTCGCAACTAGAAGGAGAAAATGTTTCTACCCAAAGCATTACTTATGCTATTAAAGAAGATAACATAGGTAACATTTGGATTGCATCCGAAGAAGGAATTTTAAAACACAATTCTAAATTTTATAAAATATATAATACTTATAATGGCTTACCAGAAACACTTAGCAATAGGGTAAATGAAATTTTTATTGCTAAAAACAACAACATTTGGGTAGGCTTAGAAAAGGGTGTTTGCCTATATAACAAAGATTTAGACAAGTTTAATCTTATTAAAAGTGAAAACAACATAAACCCTTCTTTGGTTACTTCTATTGCAGAAGATGCCCGTGGAAATATTTGGATAGCTGCCTTTAATGGTTTGTGGATGTATAATTCTTCCACCAAAAAAATTAAAAATATTGGATATGAAAAACCAATAGAAACACTTATTGTTTTTAAAAATGACATATATTTTGGTACTCCAAAAGGACTTTTAAAGTACAATATAGAAACCAAGCAAATTAAAAACATTCCACTTTCGGAAACTATAAATGATGTTCATTTTTTAAATAATATTAAAAACACTATTTATGGGGCAACTAAAAAAGGAGCTGTATTCAAATTAAAAACTGTTTTTGATGAAATTTCTTTAGATAAAATAATTCACGATTTTAAATTTACTGTAAAAGATATTATTGAAGGAAAAAATAGTAGTGTTTATGTTGCTACAGATGGAGATGGAATCTACCAACTAGATGACAACAACAATACTATTCGACATTTTATTCAAGATTCCAATAACCCGACATCCATTTCTAGTAATGGAGTTTACGATTTAGAACTAAGTCCAGAAGGAATTTTATGGGTTGCAACTTATGGTGGGGGAATAAATTATTTCAACTCCAAAAACCTTCCTTTTCTTAAAATTCAGCATCAACTTAA
This genomic window contains:
- a CDS encoding formylglycine-generating enzyme family protein: MIFKIKPTLIAFSICCSFIISCDKKEKVKASNEKEKVSKTVSKEDLKTPEGMVWVEGKTFLMGAKEGDQYAMMREKPAHRVSIDGFYIDAHEVTNKQFRAFVEATKYITTAEKPIDWEEIKKDLPAGTEKPADSILQPGSLIFNKHASKVVSMNNYQQWWTWKIGANWQQPEGPGSSIEGKDNYPVVHVGYDDALAYCKWANRRLPTEAEWESAAQGNNTADTFSWGNNLAELDANANTWQGQFPVKNNSVDGFEYISPIESYPPNSIGLYDMAGNVWEMTTDLFNVNYYKSLNPNEVLNNPKGADTSYTPSNPYQLERVMKGGSFLCHASYCASFRISARMGMEPSSSSDHIGFRTVATPEMLINKK
- a CDS encoding AraC family transcriptional regulator, with the protein product MKKKEGFNEEKSIVLPKSIIKKLKKNELVNSLLVTDIGYYPNAYKHYRKRKGISQNILIYCIDGEGWVEIDGKNQQITKNEYIIISAETSHKYGANNNNPWSIYWIHFIGNKAKSLINHPNKKIPLNLTANSRFTDRILLFEEIFNNLEMGYSKDNLEYANICLWHMLGSLRYLSQFRKVKEIQSSDRITKSISYMREHLNEKISLENLAKDAKLSVSQFCTLFKKKTEISPLNYLTHLKIQKACSLLDFTDLKVNEIAVKVGYSDPFYFSRVFTKTMGKSPKNYRNLKKG